Proteins from a genomic interval of Nocardioides jishulii:
- a CDS encoding bifunctional 3,4-dihydroxy-2-butanone-4-phosphate synthase/GTP cyclohydrolase II yields the protein MSIRLDSVEQAIADIAAGKAVVVVDDEDRENEGDIIFAASKATTELMAFTIRHSSGVICVPMPAAELAALDIGLMTPHNQDPLKTAYTVSVDARDGVSTGISAADRARTARLLADPETQPFELTRPGHVFPLRYREGGVLVRRGHTEAAVDLARLAGLAPVGVLVEVVNDDGTMKRAAQLREFADEHGLSMISIEELVRFRRRHEINVERAAVTALPTRFGEFTAYGYRNPVEDSEHVALVMGDVTSDEPVLARVHSECLTGDVFGSLRCDCGPQLEEALERIAAEGRGVVVYLRGHEGRGIGLVAKLQAYALQDQGRDTVDANLDLGLPADARNYGAATQVLRDLGVQSVRLLTNNPVKSQDLGDFGVPVAETVALTTRPTEHNVHYLRTKRDRMGHTIDNLEEQQ from the coding sequence ATGAGCATTCGACTCGACTCCGTGGAGCAGGCCATCGCCGACATCGCCGCGGGCAAGGCCGTGGTGGTCGTCGACGACGAGGACCGGGAGAACGAGGGCGACATCATCTTCGCTGCCTCCAAGGCGACCACCGAGCTGATGGCCTTCACCATCCGCCACTCCAGTGGCGTGATCTGCGTGCCGATGCCGGCCGCCGAGCTCGCGGCCCTGGACATCGGCCTGATGACGCCGCACAACCAGGACCCGCTGAAGACCGCCTACACGGTCTCCGTGGACGCCCGCGACGGCGTCTCCACGGGCATCTCCGCGGCCGACCGAGCCCGCACCGCCCGCCTGCTGGCCGACCCGGAGACGCAGCCCTTCGAGCTCACCCGGCCCGGGCACGTGTTCCCGCTGCGCTACCGCGAGGGCGGCGTCCTGGTGCGTCGCGGCCACACCGAGGCGGCCGTCGACCTCGCCCGCCTCGCCGGGCTGGCGCCGGTCGGCGTGCTGGTCGAGGTCGTCAACGACGACGGCACCATGAAGCGGGCGGCGCAGCTGCGCGAGTTCGCCGACGAGCACGGCCTGTCGATGATCTCCATCGAGGAACTGGTGCGCTTCCGCCGACGCCACGAGATCAACGTGGAGCGGGCTGCCGTGACGGCACTGCCCACCCGGTTCGGCGAGTTCACTGCCTACGGCTACCGCAACCCGGTCGAGGACTCCGAGCACGTGGCCCTGGTGATGGGCGACGTCACCAGCGACGAGCCGGTGCTCGCGCGCGTGCACTCCGAGTGCCTCACCGGCGACGTGTTCGGCTCCCTGCGCTGCGACTGCGGTCCGCAGCTGGAGGAGGCGCTGGAGCGGATCGCTGCCGAGGGACGCGGGGTCGTCGTCTACCTCCGTGGTCACGAGGGGCGCGGCATCGGCCTGGTCGCCAAGCTCCAGGCGTACGCGCTGCAGGACCAGGGACGCGACACCGTCGACGCCAACCTCGACCTCGGGCTGCCCGCCGACGCGCGCAACTACGGCGCCGCGACCCAGGTGCTGCGCGACCTGGGCGTGCAGTCGGTGCGGCTGCTCACCAACAACCCGGTGAAGTCGCAGGACCTGGGTGACTTCGGGGTGCCGGTGGCCGAGACGGTCGCCCTGACCACCCGCCCCACCGAGCACAACGTGCACTACCTGCGCACCAAGCGCGACCGCATGGGTCACACGATCGACAACCTGGAGGAGCAGCAGTGA
- a CDS encoding riboflavin synthase — protein sequence MFTGIVEELGTVHAVEDQSDAIRLTVRAETVLDDVHLGDSIAVNGCCLTVSAVDTTHEGGAVDLWTADLMQETLDRTSLAGVSPGDRVNLERAVTADKRLGGHIVQGHVDGVGEVVRRTPSEHWEVVEITLPPELAPFLVEKGSITVDGVSLTVVDVTDTTFTVSLIPETLARTTLGFRAVGDRVNLETDVIAKHVAKLVRAYLPAGTQHEENNA from the coding sequence ATGTTCACCGGCATCGTCGAGGAGCTGGGCACCGTCCACGCCGTGGAGGACCAGTCCGACGCCATCCGCCTCACCGTCCGGGCCGAGACCGTGCTCGACGACGTCCACCTGGGCGACTCGATCGCGGTCAACGGCTGTTGCCTCACCGTCAGCGCCGTCGACACCACGCACGAGGGGGGAGCGGTGGACCTGTGGACCGCCGACCTCATGCAGGAGACGCTGGACCGGACCAGCCTGGCGGGCGTGAGTCCGGGCGACCGGGTCAACCTGGAGCGCGCCGTGACCGCCGACAAGCGGCTGGGCGGCCACATCGTCCAGGGGCACGTCGACGGCGTCGGTGAGGTCGTCCGGCGTACCCCCAGCGAGCACTGGGAGGTCGTCGAGATCACCCTCCCGCCGGAGCTCGCCCCCTTCCTGGTGGAGAAGGGCTCCATCACCGTCGACGGCGTGAGCCTGACCGTCGTCGACGTCACCGACACGACCTTCACCGTCAGCCTGATCCCCGAGACGCTCGCCCGCACCACGCTGGGATTCCGAGCGGTGGGCGACCGGGTCAACCTGGAGACCGACGTCATCGCCAAGCACGTCGCCAAGCTGGTCAGGGCCTACCTGCCCGCCGGCACGCAGCACGAGGAGAACAACGCATGA
- the pnuC gene encoding nicotinamide riboside transporter PnuC produces the protein MNVLAWLFDGTIPVGNSFLSVPEVLGNVFGLTSAILGMKRWMLAWPIGLVGNILLFFVFTTGSIAQVGQEPLWGQAGRQIFFAAVSLYGWWRWTQEKRRGAGSGSAAITPRWATWSERAQLLAVGVVAWVVTWGVFTQIGSWNPPTEAWIVAGSMLATWGMARGWVEFWLVWILVDVVGVWSLATSDYPAHATIGMYLFYAFFVLLGFFTWWKVARNEADGTAPQDLGTGEAAETGQVTA, from the coding sequence ATGAATGTCCTGGCCTGGCTCTTCGACGGCACCATCCCCGTCGGCAACAGCTTCCTCAGCGTGCCGGAGGTGCTGGGCAACGTCTTCGGGCTCACCAGCGCCATCCTCGGCATGAAGCGCTGGATGCTCGCCTGGCCGATCGGGCTGGTCGGCAACATCCTGCTCTTCTTCGTCTTCACCACCGGTTCGATCGCCCAGGTCGGTCAGGAGCCCCTGTGGGGCCAGGCCGGACGGCAGATCTTCTTCGCCGCGGTGAGCCTCTACGGCTGGTGGCGCTGGACCCAGGAGAAGCGCAGGGGTGCCGGCAGCGGCTCGGCTGCCATCACTCCGCGGTGGGCCACCTGGTCGGAACGCGCACAGCTGCTCGCGGTCGGTGTCGTGGCGTGGGTGGTGACGTGGGGCGTCTTCACCCAGATCGGTTCCTGGAACCCGCCCACCGAGGCGTGGATCGTGGCCGGCTCGATGCTCGCCACCTGGGGCATGGCGCGCGGGTGGGTGGAGTTCTGGCTGGTCTGGATCCTCGTCGACGTCGTCGGCGTGTGGAGCCTGGCCACCTCCGACTACCCCGCGCACGCCACGATCGGCATGTACCTCTTCTACGCCTTCTTCGTCCTGCTCGGCTTCTTCACCTGGTGGAAGGTCGCGCGCAACGAGGCCGACGGCACTGCCCCGCAGGACCTGGGCACCGGCGAGGCCGCCGAGACCGGACAGGTGACGGCATGA